The Sulfitobacter sp. SK011 genome has a window encoding:
- a CDS encoding DUF4242 domain-containing protein — protein sequence MERFIIERDIPGIGEFSLTELCGAARASNQALATIGPSIQWQHSYVAGEKTFCVYLAESEEEINKHAELSGIPVSNITKVSQIIDPLTANN from the coding sequence ATGGAACGCTTCATCATCGAACGCGACATTCCAGGCATCGGAGAGTTTTCCCTAACTGAGCTGTGCGGTGCTGCCCGCGCCTCAAATCAGGCACTGGCCACGATCGGCCCCAGCATTCAGTGGCAACACTCTTATGTGGCGGGCGAGAAAACGTTCTGTGTCTATCTCGCCGAGAGCGAGGAAGAGATTAACAAACATGCAGAACTGAGCGGCATTCCAGTGTCGAACATCACGAAGGTTTCTCAGATCATCGATCCATTGACGGCAAACAACTAA
- the mgtE gene encoding magnesium transporter, protein MDDRENLVRPIEEEDEAEAYLLDRKAVAAILEAVEAGDQATLTALMEPLHAADIADLLEQISHGDRADLIRLYDREFDGEILSELDESIREDVISMLAPQVLSQAVREMDSDDVVDLIEDLEDEQQAAILGALEDSDRAAVQQSLSYPEYSAGRLMQREVVMAPEHWNVGQAIDHLRNTKEEDLPDQFYHIVMVDPRLHPVGNITLGKLMRSKRATLLSDILEETFQVIPAMRDEGDVAYAFNQYHLISAPVVDDEGRLIGVITIDDAMAVLDEEHEEDILRLAGVGEGSLSDRVIETTKQRLPWLAVNLVTAIAASLVIAQFEMALAQIVALAVLMPIVASMGGNAGTQSLTVAVRAIATKDLTGSNVWRVIRRECLVGLINGTVFAVVMGIVGYIWFGSPALGYVIATAMVINMVVAGLAGTGIPILLERVGVDPALASGAFVTTVTDVVGFFAFLGLAAAVLL, encoded by the coding sequence ATGGATGATAGAGAAAATCTGGTACGGCCCATCGAAGAAGAGGATGAGGCAGAGGCCTATCTGCTGGATCGTAAGGCGGTCGCGGCGATTCTGGAGGCGGTTGAAGCGGGTGATCAGGCCACACTGACCGCCCTGATGGAGCCGCTGCACGCGGCGGACATTGCTGACCTTTTGGAACAGATCAGCCATGGTGACCGTGCCGATCTGATCCGGCTTTATGACCGCGAGTTTGACGGCGAAATCCTGTCAGAACTTGACGAATCCATCCGCGAAGACGTGATTTCGATGCTGGCCCCGCAGGTCCTGAGCCAGGCGGTGCGGGAGATGGACAGCGATGACGTTGTCGATCTGATCGAAGATCTGGAAGACGAACAGCAGGCCGCGATTCTGGGCGCGCTGGAAGACAGCGACCGGGCGGCAGTGCAACAATCGCTCAGCTATCCGGAATATTCCGCCGGTCGCCTGATGCAGCGCGAGGTCGTGATGGCCCCCGAGCATTGGAATGTCGGTCAGGCAATTGATCATTTGCGCAACACCAAGGAAGAGGACCTGCCAGATCAGTTCTATCACATTGTGATGGTCGATCCGCGCCTGCATCCGGTGGGCAACATCACCTTGGGCAAACTGATGCGGTCCAAACGCGCCACTTTGCTGAGCGATATCCTCGAAGAAACGTTTCAGGTGATCCCGGCGATGCGGGATGAGGGGGATGTGGCCTATGCGTTCAACCAGTATCACCTGATTTCGGCACCCGTCGTGGATGATGAGGGGCGCCTTATCGGGGTGATCACCATTGATGATGCGATGGCGGTTCTGGATGAGGAACACGAGGAAGACATCCTGCGGCTTGCCGGTGTTGGCGAAGGGTCACTGAGCGACCGGGTGATTGAAACCACCAAACAGCGCTTGCCGTGGCTGGCGGTCAACCTTGTCACAGCGATTGCGGCATCCCTTGTGATTGCCCAATTTGAAATGGCACTGGCCCAGATCGTGGCGCTGGCCGTGCTGATGCCGATTGTCGCGTCGATGGGCGGCAATGCGGGGACCCAAAGCCTGACCGTGGCGGTGCGCGCGATTGCGACCAAGGATTTGACCGGATCGAATGTCTGGCGGGTGATCCGGCGTGAATGTCTGGTTGGCTTGATAAATGGCACGGTCTTTGCCGTGGTGATGGGGATCGTGGGCTATATCTGGTTCGGTTCGCCCGCATTGGGTTACGTGATTGCCACGGCCATGGTGATCAACATGGTGGTGGCCGGATTGGCAGGCACGGGCATTCCCATTCTGCTGGAAAGGGTCGGGGTCGATCCGGCGCTTGCATCCGGGGCCTTTGTGACCACTGTGACGGATGTTGTTGGGTTCTTTGCCTTTCTTGGATTGGCGGCGGCGGTGCTGTTGTGA
- a CDS encoding LysR family transcriptional regulator has product MVTLTHLKSLQAVELSIRKGSLKAAADTLGITPAAVGQRVRTLEDYLGADLLLRGRSGLQPTPQLEHALADLQLAFAALERVTDTLDFQRISEIQIVADPDWAELWLAPRIDAFREAHPNILFCINGAGDVPLRLGAPDIRIDYGEGAGELLFTDIFLPVTGPDNPRRIADWDPVLQMEGMPLLHLKVQRESSNHPGWVEWFQKFGHRESGPDRGVHYPNARLALEAVRQNVGFLVCGLSLVLSDLENGSIVNPFPASQHLTAPHPYRMQLRPDAAKRPQVQRFVAWLRNMASETHSEIQRLRSL; this is encoded by the coding sequence ATGGTGACCCTAACACATCTGAAATCGCTCCAGGCCGTCGAGTTATCAATCCGCAAGGGCTCGTTGAAAGCTGCGGCCGACACGCTGGGCATTACGCCTGCCGCCGTGGGGCAGCGCGTTCGAACACTAGAAGACTATCTCGGTGCCGATCTGTTGCTGAGGGGGCGATCCGGCTTGCAGCCGACACCACAGCTTGAGCACGCTCTAGCTGATTTGCAGCTGGCCTTTGCTGCGCTTGAACGGGTGACTGATACACTCGACTTCCAGCGTATCAGCGAAATACAGATTGTTGCAGATCCGGATTGGGCTGAGCTTTGGCTGGCACCACGTATTGACGCCTTTCGTGAAGCGCATCCCAACATCCTGTTCTGCATAAACGGAGCGGGGGACGTTCCTCTCAGATTGGGCGCGCCAGACATACGTATCGACTACGGAGAAGGGGCTGGTGAGTTACTGTTTACTGACATTTTTTTGCCCGTAACCGGTCCCGACAATCCGCGCCGCATTGCAGACTGGGACCCTGTCCTCCAGATGGAGGGAATGCCTCTCTTGCATCTGAAGGTCCAGCGAGAAAGCTCAAACCACCCTGGGTGGGTCGAGTGGTTTCAAAAATTTGGTCATCGCGAGAGCGGCCCCGATCGTGGCGTTCATTATCCAAACGCCAGGCTTGCACTGGAAGCGGTACGGCAGAACGTGGGTTTTTTGGTGTGCGGCCTGTCCTTGGTACTGAGCGATTTAGAAAACGGTTCGATCGTGAATCCATTCCCTGCATCTCAGCATCTTACTGCTCCACATCCCTACAGGATGCAGTTGCGACCTGATGCCGCAAAGAGACCCCAAGTGCAAAGATTTGTCGCATGGCTTCGCAACATGGCAAGCGAAACACACAGCGAAATCCAACGATTGAGAAGCTTGTAA
- a CDS encoding 5-formyltetrahydrofolate cyclo-ligase, producing MSDLAAIKAAARKEAFARRKTLFENANAAQAGYLSEVLAGYRGVPLSGFMPIRTEIDPLPAMAEACTHGPVGVPVIIKSGQPLKFSRWTPETSMVAGAFGAMIPEIEDFLEPEILIVPLLAFNRAGGRLGYGGGFYDRTLEMLRAKRPTMAIGFAFAGQETDDLPLELTDQPLDLIVTEVGVIEVTG from the coding sequence GTGAGCGATCTGGCGGCGATCAAGGCAGCGGCGCGCAAGGAAGCGTTTGCGCGGCGCAAGACATTGTTTGAAAATGCAAATGCCGCGCAGGCCGGATATCTGAGCGAGGTGCTGGCAGGCTATCGTGGTGTGCCGCTTTCGGGTTTCATGCCGATCCGCACGGAAATCGACCCTTTGCCTGCCATGGCAGAGGCCTGTACGCATGGACCGGTTGGCGTGCCGGTCATTATCAAATCAGGTCAGCCCCTTAAATTCTCGCGGTGGACACCTGAGACGTCGATGGTGGCGGGGGCATTTGGTGCCATGATCCCTGAGATCGAGGATTTTCTTGAGCCAGAGATTTTGATCGTGCCGCTTTTGGCGTTCAACCGTGCAGGCGGGCGTTTGGGCTATGGGGGCGGGTTTTATGACCGCACGCTTGAGATGCTGCGCGCCAAGCGGCCGACGATGGCGATTGGATTTGCCTTCGCGGGGCAGGAAACGGACGATCTGCCGCTGGAGCTGACAGACCAGCCGTTGGACCTGATCGTGACAGAAGTGGGTGTGATTGAGGTGACGGGGTAG